One Malassezia restricta chromosome III, complete sequence DNA segment encodes these proteins:
- a CDS encoding ribosome biogenesis protein YTM1 — MQDGAAPATMPIRLRTSIPGCSIPYVPYMVPVTWRRSQLSTLVNKVLATAQDDREAYTSVPFDFIVDGTLLRCSLEEYLAQQGHSAETTLELEYIKSTMPPAYKDAARQDDWVASVDAGRPGAILTASYDGIVRVYEAEALQKEPYAYTPAYASSVSLTSAKWLGADAVVTGSMSGTVAVWRVPGQESKTVPVLQAAELEHHTSPVSSVDVAPTASADRVAVLSAGWDGSVALWDVPSDARFATSSDGSKKRRKHAQGAEDVDTGAAVPVPLAPTMVLQHVAPSLGATAARALSTAPTPGPNARTLAALADGDRRIWSAAWDGSVKSWDVASGGLLQGQKQTDKVPLCLDPLLAHAELVCGHMDHSLAMYDFRDAVSNAAVAMSGAHAAPVSAVRVHPTQVHLFASGAYDGRIKVWDVRSPRQALFAVSDPMAASRDGGASRKVLGLDWTPRGDALVAGGEDCRVCLYQGT; from the coding sequence ATGCAGGACGGAGCGGCACCGGCCACGATGCCGATTCGGCTTCGTACGTCGATTCCAGGCTGCTCGATCCCGTATGTGCCGTATATGGTGCCGGTAAcgtggcgccgctcgcAGCTTTCGACGCTTGTGAACAAGGTGCTAGCGACGGCGCAAGATGATCGCGAAGCGTATACGTCTGTACCGTTTGACTTTATTGTGGATGGCACGCTATTGCGGTGCTCGTTGGAGGAGTACCTTGCGCAGCAGGGGCATAGTGCTGAGACGACGCTGGAGCTGGAATATATCAAGAGCACCATGCCGCCGGCCTATAaggatgcggcgcggcaggaCGACTGGGTTGCGTCGGTGGACGCGGGGCGGCCTGGCGCGATTTTGACGGCCTCGTATGATGGTATTGTGCGTGTGTATGAGGCGGAAGCTTTGCAGAAGGAGCCGTATGCATATACGCCGGCGTACGCGTCGTCAGTTTCGTTGACGTCGGCCAAGTGGCTTGGCGCGGATGCGGTGGTGACGGGCAGTATGTCGGGCACGGTGGCCGTGTGGCGAGTGCCTGGCCAGGAGAGCAAGACGGTGCCTGTGCTCCAGGCTGCTGAGCTGGAGCACCATACGTCGCCTGTCTCGTCGGTGGATGTGGCGccgacggcctcggcggACCGTGTGGCGGTGCTGAGTGCGGGGTGGGACGGTTCGGTGGCGCTGTGGGATGTGCCATCGGATGCGCGCTTTGCGACGTCTTCGGATGGGAGCAAGAAGCGTCGTAAGCACGCACAGGGTGCTGAGGATGTGGATACGGGTGCGGCTGTACcggtgccgctggcgccgacgatggtgctgcagcatgtggcgccgtcgctgggtgcgacggcagcgcgggcgctgagcacggcgccgacgcctgGGCCGAATGCGCGTACGCTGGCGGCGTTGGCTGATGGCGACCGCCGGATCTGGAGTGCGGCGTGGGATGGCAGTGTGAAGAGCTGGGACGTGGCGTCGGGTGGGTTGTTGCAGGGCCAGAAGCAGACGGACAAGGTGCCGCTGTGCCTGGATCCGCTCTTGGCGCATGCGGAGCTCGTGTGTGGGCACATGGACCATTCGCTGGCGATGTACGACTTCCGCGATGCTGTATCGAATGCGGCTGTGGCGATGTCGGGCGCTCATGCGGCGCCTGTGAGTGCGGTGCGAGTGCATCCGACGCAGGTGCACCTATTTGCGTCGGGTGCGTACGATGGGCGCATCAAGGTGTGGGATGTGCGCTCGCcgcggcaggcgctctTTGCTGTGTCGGATCCGATGGCTGCGAGCCGTGATggaggcgcgtcgcgtaAGGTGCTGGGTCTGGACTGGACGCCGCGAGGCGATGCGCTGGTCGCGGGTGGTGAGGACTGTCGTGTGTGTCTATACCAGGGTACGTAG
- a CDS encoding endothelin-converting enzyme, whose protein sequence is MPRRSSEQAPLLGRRPRPNTLSAAQESLSRMEHASVLSTRDIVLMIVCLCLVVTGLYTLIQYDDRRRMHDVCVSRHCVKTGARVLRALDESIDPCDDFVAFATGGSQARRANGTRVLDEVALDVDRAIHKLATRRIPREMPDADAQNLGKVQAWYAACRATNDTQPEADTVRAMLAMPRPHALAWLHAHALEAWGQLSVQPDASSPAHTATLHLAPPTPASVSEIQAGLARLQHAGVSLAAQTSDIHHVHASLARAAPDATLPVDELARLAPSVDWDAYFAALGTQPTHVRTSATLLRSIELTWTATPESVWRAYAAWAAVRALPDGSRRACVRHMQASLGPLVHRYYVAEASLSSATAAHAARMADDIRATYFRRLYELPWLDAETRRTALAKASALTIHVASSASAQDLAQQYADLPVSQDSAQNAWHAGAHSMRHALAELGVSPYHARTGPWTAVQATYLPAHNELDIGAGLLRPPILDTAAPMYLRFGGLGSLLARDMSQALDGTCGQHYDAYGTRRDWWSNATAHAFAQLETCLAQQGRDVPDAVADDAGLAHSYRAWHHILDNGGMRVFEQNQRLPGLVLYSHEQLFFIAYAQLWAERGSARDARRLHQALTHFAPFAAAFECKAPRTRCDVW, encoded by the coding sequence ATGCCTCGACGCTCGTCGGaacaggcgccgctgctcggGCGGCGACCCCGTCCCAACACGCTGTCGGCCGCGCAAGAGTCGCTCTCGCGCATGGAGCATGCGTCGGTGCTGTCGACGCGCGATATCGTGCTGATGATcgtgtgcctgtgcctcgtcgtcacGGGGCTGTACACGCTGATCCAGTACGATGACCGGCGCCGCATGCACGACGTgtgcgtgtcgcgccaCTGCGTCAAgacaggcgcgcgcgtcctgcgtgcgctcgacgagTCGATCGATCCCTGCGACGACTTTGTCGCGTTCGCCACCGGCGGCTCACAGGCCAGGCGCGCGAACGGCACGCGggtgctcgacgaggtggcGTTAGACGTCGATCGCGCTATCCACaagctcgcgacgcgccgcattCCCCGCGAGATGCCCGACGCGGACGCACAGAATCTCGGCAAGGTGCAGGCATGGtacgcggcgtgccgcgcaaCCAACGACACGCAGCCCGAGGCCGACACCGTCCGCGCCATGCTGGCCATGCCACGTCCTCACGCGCTCGCATGGCTgcacgcacacgcgctcgaggcgtgGGGCCAGCTCAGCGTCCAGCCGGATGCCAGCTCACCCGCGCACACGGCCACACTGCACCTCGCACCCCCGACACCCGCGTCCGTCAGCGAGATCCAAGCGGGCTTGGCTCGGCTGCAGCACGCCGGCGTCTCGCTCGCCGCCCAGACCAGCGACATTCACCACGTCCACGCCagcctcgcgcgcgccgcgcccgaCGCCACCCTGcccgtcgacgagctcgctCGCCTCGCGCCGTCCGTCGACTGGGACGCGTACTTCGCCGccctcggcacgcagccgACGCACGTCCGGACCAGCGCCACACTCCTGCGCTCCATCGAACTCACATGGACAGCCACACCCGAGTCCGTGTGGCGCGCCTacgcggcatgggcggccGTACGCGCCCTCCCAGACggctcgcgccgcgcctgcgtacggcacatgcaggcCTCGCTCGGCCCACTCGTGCACCGCTACTACGTCGCCGAGGCCTCCCTCtccagcgccaccgccgctcACGCCGCCCGCATGGCCGACGACATTCGCGCTACCTACTTCCGCCGGCTGTACGAGCTGCCATGGCTCGACGCCGAAACGAGACGCACGGCCCTCGCCAAGGCCTCCGCGCTGACGATCCACGTCGCCTCATCCGCCAGCGCACAAGACCTCGCGCAGCAGTACGCCGATCTGCCCGTATCGCAGGACAGCGCACAGAACGCCTGGCACGCCGGAGCGCACTCGATGCGGCACGCCCTCGCGGAGCTCGGCGTATCGCCCTACCACGCCCGCACCGGCCCATGgacggccgtgcaggcCACGTACCTGCCCGCCCACAATGAGCTCGACATCGGCGCAGGACTACTGCGCCCGCCGATCCTCGATACGGCCGCGCCCATGTACCTCCGCTTCGGCGGTCTCGGCTCACTcctggcgcgcgacatgtcgcaggccctcgacggCACATGCGGCCAGCACTACGACGCCTACGGAACAAGACGCGATTGGTGGTCAAACGCCACAGCCCACGCtttcgcgcagctcgaaaCCTGCCTCGCACAACAGGGCCGCGACGTCCCCGACGCCGTCGCAGACGACGCGGGCCTCGCTCACAGCTACCGCGCTTGGCACCACATCCTCGACAacggcggcatgcgcgtGTTCGAACAGAACCAGCGGCTGCCCGGCCTCGTGCTCTACTCCCACGAACAGCTGTTCTTCATCGCGTACGCACAGCTCTGGGCCGAACGCGGCTcagctcgcgacgctcgccGCCTCCATCAGGCCCTCACGCACTTTGCGCCCTtcgccgccgccttcgAGTGCAAGGCGCcccgcacgcgctgcgaCGTTTGGTAG